In Armatimonadota bacterium, the genomic stretch CCTGCGGTGCGCCGCCGCGGAGATCCCCCTCACGGAGGAGGACTTCGCCCTCTTTGGGGAACCCGCCCGGGAGGTGGTAGGGTGGCTGGTGGAACGGGGGGATCTCGCGCGTCGGGCAGGCTGTCTGCACTGGCGGGGCCCTCGGTACCCGGCCGCGGAGGTGAACATCCGATCCGGGGGAGGACCGGTGATCCGGATCGTGGACGAGCGCGGGGCGCTGCTGGGCACCGTGGAGGAGGCCCGGGCCTTTCCGCAGGTACACCCGGGGGCGATTTACCTGCACCGGGGCGAGACGTATGAGGTGGAGGACCTGGACCTCCACCGGGGGATCGCGCGGGTGCGGTGGATCGCCGCGGATCACTACACGGAGGCCCGCACCACCACCGATCTCCTCATCCGCCGGGAGCTCCTGCGAAAGCCCCTCGGTCCTGCGGAGGCCTATCTGTCCGAGGTGGAGGTGACCACCCGGGTGGTGGAGTATGCCTGCAAGCGGCTGGAGACGGATCAGGTGCTGGGGGTGTTCCCCGTGGACCTGCCGCCGCAGCGGCTGCGCACCGTGGCGGTGGGATTCGATGTTCCGGAGGACCTCGCGGGGCGCATCCGGCGAGCCGGACTGGATCTCGCGGGGGGGATCCACGCGGTGGAGCACGCGGCCATCGGACTGCTGCCGCTGTTCAGCATGTGCGACCGGTGGGACATCGGTGGAGTCAGTTACCCCCTGCACCCACAGACGGGCCGCGCCTCCATCTTCGTGTACGATGGGTATCCGGGCGGGATGGGGTTTGCGGAGCGCGCCTACCAAGTGCTGGAGGAATGGCTGGGAGCCACCCTGGAGGCCGTCCGGACCTGTCCCTGCGAGGAAGGGTGCCCCTCCTGCGTCCAGTCGCCCAAATGCGGGAATGGCAACCAGCCCCTGGATAAGACCGCGGCCATCCTGCTGCTGGAGGCCCTCCTGCGGCCTGGGGCGGATCCCGGGCGGGAATCCCGTGGGTCCGCCTGAGCGGTTCAGGAGGTGGGAAAGGCCATGACGAGGAAAACGGGGACCCTGTACGTGGTCGCCACCCCCATTGGGAACCTGGAGGACATCACCCTCCGGGCCCTGCGGATCCTACGGGAGGTGGACCTGATCGCCGCGGAGGACACGCGGCATACCGCCAAGCTCCTGCAGCACTACGGGATTCAGAAGCTCCTGCTCAGCTATCACGAGCACAACGAGCGCCGGCGCACGCAGGAGCTCCTGATGCTCCTCCGCACGGGCCGGTCTGTGGCCCTGGTGAGCGACGCGGGCACCCCGGGGATCTCGGACCCCGGCTACCAGCTCGTCCGGGCGTGCGTGGAGGAGAGAATCCCGGTAGTCCCCGTGCCCGGCCCCAGCGCCATTCTCGCGGCGCTGGCGACCAGTGGACTCCCCACGGACCGGTTCCTGTTCGCGGGATTCGTGCCCAGAAAGTCCTCCGAGCGCCGCCGGTTCTTCGAGGGGCTTCGGGAGGAGCGAGGGACCCTCATCCTGTTCGAGTCCCCGGAGCGGATCGTGGAGAGCCTGCGGGACCTGCGGGCGGTGATGGGCGACCGGAGGGTGGCGGTCTGCCGGGAGCTCACGAAGCTGCATGAGGAAGTCTTCCGGGGTTTTGTCCGCGATGCCATCGCGCGCCTGGAGGCGCATCCTCCCCGGGGCGAGATCACCTTGGTGGTGGAAGGTGCTCCTCCTCGGTCCCCAGAGGCCGAGGAGGCGGAACAGGAGCTGCGGCGGCTGCTGGAGCGGGGGGAATCCGTGCGGGACGCGGCGGAAGCGGTGGCCCAGGCCTACGGGATCTCCCGGCGGGAGGCGTACCGGCGGGCCCTGCGGATCCGAGGGGTTGAGGGGTGATGCGGTACGTGTACTTCCGGACCCACAGGGGCAGGCAGCTGCAGCAGGCACTCTGGAGTCCTTGAGATGTCCGCTTCCGGTCCTCCCGTACGCCTCTTCGTGTACGGCACCCTGCGGGATCCGCGACTCGTGCGTCGCCTCACCGGCCGCACCTTCCCCACGGAGCCCGCCTGCCTGCCCGGATGGCGGCTGCTATCGCCCCGGCAGACCCGCTCCGGCTACCCGGAGATCGTGCCGGACCTGCGGGCGAGCGTTTCGGGACTGGTGCTGCACGATGTGGATTCCGCCTCCCTATCTGTGCTCGACGCCTACGAAGAGGGGTACGTGCGCCGGAGGGTTCAGGTGCTCGTAGCAACCGGCGTGCAGGAGGCGGAGGTCTACGTTCCGGCCTACGTGCTAGGCGAGGATGCCGCGTCCCGCTATCATGGACCCAGACGTGCGGGGCGGGATCCTGGAGCGGATCCGGGGAGGAGTGGATGAGGAGAAGCCGGGCAGCGGTCCTGTGGATGGCGGGTCTTGTGGCCCTCCTGCTGGCGTTCTCCGCGGGCTATGCCCTAGGCAGTCGCGCGGGGGTGGAGGCGGCGGATCCCCGGAACGAGGGACTCCGGATGCTCCAATCCCTCTCTGAGGCCCTGGCGCGGCAGTACATCCGGAAGGACCTGGACTGGCGGGCCCTCTACGACGGCGCGGCCCGGGGCATGCTGCAGGCCTTGGACGACCCCTATACCGCCTTCTTCGACGCCCAGGGGTTCCGGCGGTTCCAGGAGGACTTCCGCGGGTACTTTTTCGGCATCGGGATCTTCATCGAGAAGCAGGAGCGGCGCCTGCTGGTGGTGGCGCCCATCGAGAATACGCCCGCATGGCGGGCGGGCCTGCGGCCCGGAGACCATATCACCCACATCGATGGAACCCCCACCGCGGAGATGCCCATCGAGGAGGCGGTGGCCCGGATCCGGGGGCCCCGGGGAACTCAGGTGCGCCTGCGGATCCAGCGGGGGGAACGCACCTTCGAGGTAACCATCACCCGGGATCGCATCGAGATCACCAGCGTGCAGGGGGAGGAGGCGCTTTCCGATCGAGAGCGCCAGCTGCTCCGCGGGGCCGATCTCTCGTACATCCGTATCCTCGCCTTCAACCAGGACACCGCGGACCGATTCGCCCGCCAGATGGTGCGGGTCTCTCAGGTGCAGACTCAGGGACTGGTGCTGGATCTCCGCAGCAACCCCGGGGGACTCGTGGACCAGTGCACCCGGGTGGCGGACTTCTTCGTACCCTCCGGACCCATCGTGCATGAGGTGGACCGGGACGGCCGGACGCGCACCCTCTACGCCACGGCCCGGGAGAAGTACCGAAAGCCCGTGGCAGTCCTGGTGAACGAGGGAACCGCCTCCTGCAGCGAGATCCTCGCGGGCGCCCTCCAGGACACCGGGATCGCGATCCTGGTCGGACAACGCACCTTCGGCAAGGGCGTGATCACCTCCGTGGTGGACTTACCGGGAGGTCGCGGCGCCACCATCACCACCGCCAAGTATCTCACCCCGAAGAGGCGGGACATCCACCGGAAGGGAATCCAGCCGGACATCGTGGCCGGAGACCGCATGGAGGGGAAGACCCCTCAGGAGCTGGAGGCCATCCGGTTCGAGCAGCTCCGAAGGGCGGTGGATGCCCTCCGTCGCCGGTAGGGCTACCCGTGCCCTCCCGGGCCTCCCGCAGGCGCCGCCGGCCCTCCCAGGGGGTGTGGAGGTGGGTTGTGCTGATCGGGGTGGCCTTGGCCGCGGGGATCCTCCTCTGGGGCCGGACCCCCCAAAGGGAGCCGGTGCGTTCCTTTCGCCCATCGCCCACGCCCCTTATCCCTGTGGCCAAACCGTCTCCGCATCCCCCGCGGAAGGTCATAGATCTGGGGCGGGAGGCGTGGGGAATCCATCGCGTGGTTCTGCGTGTCCTTCCC encodes the following:
- the rsmI gene encoding 16S rRNA (cytidine(1402)-2'-O)-methyltransferase, with the translated sequence MTRKTGTLYVVATPIGNLEDITLRALRILREVDLIAAEDTRHTAKLLQHYGIQKLLLSYHEHNERRRTQELLMLLRTGRSVALVSDAGTPGISDPGYQLVRACVEERIPVVPVPGPSAILAALATSGLPTDRFLFAGFVPRKSSERRRFFEGLREERGTLILFESPERIVESLRDLRAVMGDRRVAVCRELTKLHEEVFRGFVRDAIARLEAHPPRGEITLVVEGAPPRSPEAEEAEQELRRLLERGESVRDAAEAVAQAYGISRREAYRRALRIRGVEG
- a CDS encoding gamma-glutamylcyclotransferase; translation: MSASGPPVRLFVYGTLRDPRLVRRLTGRTFPTEPACLPGWRLLSPRQTRSGYPEIVPDLRASVSGLVLHDVDSASLSVLDAYEEGYVRRRVQVLVATGVQEAEVYVPAYVLGEDAASRYHGPRRAGRDPGADPGRSG
- a CDS encoding S41 family peptidase, encoding MRRSRAAVLWMAGLVALLLAFSAGYALGSRAGVEAADPRNEGLRMLQSLSEALARQYIRKDLDWRALYDGAARGMLQALDDPYTAFFDAQGFRRFQEDFRGYFFGIGIFIEKQERRLLVVAPIENTPAWRAGLRPGDHITHIDGTPTAEMPIEEAVARIRGPRGTQVRLRIQRGERTFEVTITRDRIEITSVQGEEALSDRERQLLRGADLSYIRILAFNQDTADRFARQMVRVSQVQTQGLVLDLRSNPGGLVDQCTRVADFFVPSGPIVHEVDRDGRTRTLYATAREKYRKPVAVLVNEGTASCSEILAGALQDTGIAILVGQRTFGKGVITSVVDLPGGRGATITTAKYLTPKRRDIHRKGIQPDIVAGDRMEGKTPQELEAIRFEQLRRAVDALRRR